A stretch of Geomonas oryzisoli DNA encodes these proteins:
- a CDS encoding aspartate-semialdehyde dehydrogenase — MKKTWNVAVVGATGAVGTQMIECLEERKFPVGQIKFLASARSAGQVLEFNGKPVTVEELKHDSFDGIDIALFSAGGARSEEFCPSAAKAGAVCIDNSSAWRMDKDVPLVVPEVNPHAIADYRKKGIIANPNCSTIQMVVALKPLHDFGTIKRIVVSTYQAVSGTGNKAIDELRIQTGELLNGRPPKNEVYPHRIAFNCLPQIDSFCDNGYTKEEMKMVNETRKIMEADIATTATCVRVPVFYGHSESVNIETEKKITVAKARELLEDAPGVELVDNPPNGEYPMAMDVAGEDLTLVGRIREDASIKNGLNLWIVADNLRKGAATNAVQIAEILVEQYLK; from the coding sequence ATGAAGAAGACGTGGAATGTAGCAGTGGTAGGCGCGACCGGTGCCGTGGGAACCCAGATGATCGAGTGCCTGGAGGAGCGCAAGTTCCCGGTGGGGCAGATCAAGTTCCTGGCGAGCGCGAGGAGCGCGGGACAGGTGCTGGAGTTCAACGGCAAACCGGTGACTGTGGAGGAGCTGAAGCACGATTCCTTCGACGGGATCGATATCGCCCTCTTCTCGGCAGGTGGGGCGCGCTCCGAAGAGTTTTGTCCGTCCGCGGCCAAGGCGGGAGCGGTTTGCATCGACAACTCCAGTGCGTGGCGCATGGACAAGGACGTGCCGCTGGTGGTCCCGGAGGTGAACCCGCACGCTATCGCCGACTATCGCAAAAAGGGGATCATCGCCAACCCGAACTGCTCCACCATCCAGATGGTGGTGGCGCTCAAGCCCCTGCACGACTTCGGCACCATCAAGAGGATCGTGGTCTCCACCTACCAGGCCGTTTCCGGCACCGGCAACAAGGCGATCGATGAGTTGCGCATCCAGACCGGGGAGCTTCTGAACGGCCGCCCGCCCAAGAACGAGGTCTATCCGCACCGCATCGCCTTCAACTGCCTGCCGCAGATCGATTCCTTCTGCGACAACGGCTACACCAAGGAAGAGATGAAGATGGTCAACGAGACCAGGAAGATCATGGAGGCGGACATCGCCACCACCGCGACCTGCGTCCGCGTTCCCGTCTTCTACGGCCACTCCGAGTCGGTCAACATCGAGACCGAGAAGAAGATCACCGTGGCCAAGGCGCGCGAGCTCCTGGAGGATGCGCCGGGCGTGGAACTGGTGGACAATCCGCCCAACGGCGAGTACCCGATGGCCATGGACGTCGCCGGCGAGGACCTGACCCTGGTGGGGCGCATCCGCGAGGACGCCTCCATCAAGAACGGCCTGAACCTCTGGATTGTGGCCGACAACCTTAGGAAGGGCGCTGCCACCAACGCCGTGCAGATAGCTGAGATTCTGGTGGAGCAGTACTTGAAGTAG
- the rpsI gene encoding 30S ribosomal protein S9: MAASFYATGKRKSSIARVWIKPGNGEIIVNTKTLDSYFGRETSKMVVMQPLELTENVGKFDIFCTVKGGGDSGQAGAIKHGITKALIEADADLRGTLKKAGFITRDSRIKERKKYGKKAARASFQFSKR, translated from the coding sequence ATGGCAGCAAGCTTTTACGCAACCGGGAAAAGGAAGTCTTCCATCGCCAGGGTTTGGATCAAGCCGGGCAATGGTGAGATCATTGTAAATACCAAGACTCTTGACAGCTACTTCGGCCGCGAGACCTCCAAGATGGTGGTCATGCAGCCCCTCGAGCTGACCGAGAATGTCGGCAAGTTCGACATCTTCTGCACCGTCAAGGGCGGTGGCGACTCCGGCCAGGCCGGCGCCATCAAGCACGGCATCACCAAGGCCCTCATCGAGGCCGATGCCGACCTGCGCGGCACCTTGAAGAAGGCCGGGTTCATCACCCGCGACTCGCGCATCAAGGAAAGAAAGAAGTACGGCAAGAAGGCGGCACGCGCCAGCTTCCAGTTCTCCAAGCGTTAA
- the argC gene encoding N-acetyl-gamma-glutamyl-phosphate reductase, translating to MIKVAIVGASGYTGVELIRILHAHPEVAVTCVTSEQSAGRPVSDVFPTLRGRCDLVLQNLEPVGIAEQADVVFTALPHKAAMAVVPTFLKMGKDVVDLSADYRLHDADVYGKWYEKHLTPELLPQAVYGIPELRRDTIREANLIANPGCYPTSVILGLAPLLKGKVIDPKSIIVDAKSGTSGAGRSAKVDNLYCEVNEGFKAYGVGGVHRHIPEIEQELALLAGTPLTISFTPHLVPMDRGILSTIYSVPTGKVRASELITLYETFYEGEPFVRVLPEGVLPSTAHVRGSNFCDIGIVVDERTGRIIVVSAIDNLVKGASGQAVQNMNLMCGLPETLGLDFLGIFP from the coding sequence ATGATCAAGGTTGCCATCGTCGGTGCCAGCGGCTATACCGGCGTCGAACTTATCCGTATCCTTCATGCCCACCCCGAGGTTGCCGTCACCTGTGTCACCTCCGAGCAGAGCGCCGGTCGCCCGGTGAGCGACGTGTTCCCGACCCTGCGCGGCAGGTGTGACTTAGTGCTTCAGAACCTCGAGCCGGTCGGGATCGCAGAGCAGGCGGACGTGGTCTTCACCGCGCTGCCGCACAAGGCGGCCATGGCGGTCGTGCCGACCTTTCTGAAGATGGGCAAGGACGTGGTCGATCTCTCGGCCGACTACCGGCTGCACGACGCCGACGTCTACGGCAAGTGGTACGAAAAGCACCTGACCCCGGAACTGCTCCCCCAGGCGGTCTACGGCATTCCCGAGCTGCGTCGCGACACGATCCGCGAGGCGAACCTGATCGCCAACCCCGGCTGCTACCCGACCAGCGTCATCCTCGGCCTGGCGCCGCTATTGAAGGGTAAGGTGATCGATCCGAAGAGCATCATCGTCGACGCCAAGTCCGGTACTTCCGGCGCCGGGCGCAGCGCCAAGGTGGACAACCTCTACTGCGAGGTGAATGAAGGCTTCAAGGCCTACGGCGTGGGGGGCGTGCATCGTCACATCCCCGAGATCGAGCAGGAACTCGCACTGCTGGCGGGCACTCCGCTCACCATCTCGTTCACGCCGCACCTGGTGCCGATGGACCGCGGCATCCTTTCCACCATCTACAGTGTCCCGACCGGGAAGGTGAGGGCGTCCGAACTGATTACCCTGTACGAGACCTTCTACGAGGGGGAGCCGTTCGTCAGGGTGCTGCCCGAGGGAGTGCTCCCGTCGACGGCGCACGTCAGGGGATCCAACTTCTGCGACATCGGTATCGTGGTCGACGAAAGGACCGGTAGGATCATCGTGGTCTCCGCCATCGACAACCTGGTGAAAGGCGCGTCCGGGCAGGCGGTTCAGAACATGAACCTCATGTGCGGGCTTCCCGAGACTCTCGGCCTCGATTTCCTGGGGATCTTCCCGTAA
- the rplM gene encoding 50S ribosomal protein L13: MKTQVAKKEEVTRDWYLVDVDNKVLGRVATEIANVLRGKNKPTFTPSVDTGDFVIVVNAEKIALTGKKLSDKTYYSHSAFPGGLKEISAGKLLDKKPEDLIKKAVKGMLPKNKLARHMIKKLKIYSGSAHPHAAQNPKDLNI; encoded by the coding sequence ATGAAGACGCAAGTTGCCAAAAAAGAAGAAGTGACCAGGGATTGGTACCTGGTTGATGTGGATAATAAGGTCCTCGGCCGTGTAGCGACCGAGATCGCCAACGTGCTGCGTGGCAAGAACAAGCCGACCTTTACCCCGAGCGTTGATACCGGCGACTTCGTCATCGTCGTGAACGCTGAGAAGATCGCCCTCACCGGCAAGAAGCTTTCCGACAAGACCTACTACAGCCACTCTGCTTTCCCGGGCGGCCTGAAAGAGATCTCTGCCGGCAAGCTCCTCGACAAGAAGCCGGAAGATCTGATCAAGAAAGCCGTGAAAGGCATGCTGCCCAAGAACAAGCTTGCCCGCCACATGATCAAGAAGCTGAAGATCTACAGCGGCAGCGCTCATCCGCATGCGGCTCAGAATCCGAAAGATCTGAACATTTAA
- the truA gene encoding tRNA pseudouridine(38-40) synthase TruA: MRNIKLIIEYDGTAYAGWQVQPNGLTIQEVMEKALAKMLGEHTTLHASGRTDAGVHARGMVACFKTERTMPLRAFREGLNSLLPSDIAVRDAAEVPLDFHARFNAQAKHYRYTMLLDDLRSPLVRHTAWRVKGKLDVEAMRAACKLFVGEHDFAAFRGANCAAKTTVRRIYSMELVQEGRLLHLDINGSGFLKNMVRIITGTLIEVGQGRLSAADVARLLKGGDRQNAGMTVPPQGLCLMQVFYPGQSGE, translated from the coding sequence ATGCGCAACATCAAACTGATCATAGAATACGACGGCACCGCCTACGCCGGCTGGCAGGTGCAGCCCAACGGGCTGACCATCCAGGAGGTCATGGAAAAGGCGCTGGCCAAGATGCTCGGGGAGCACACCACCCTGCACGCCTCCGGCCGCACCGACGCCGGGGTGCACGCCCGCGGCATGGTGGCCTGCTTCAAGACCGAGCGCACCATGCCGCTACGCGCCTTCCGCGAGGGGCTGAACTCGCTGCTCCCGAGTGATATCGCGGTGCGCGACGCTGCCGAGGTGCCGCTCGACTTCCACGCGCGCTTCAACGCGCAGGCAAAGCACTACCGCTACACCATGCTGCTCGACGACCTCCGTTCGCCGCTGGTGCGTCACACGGCATGGCGCGTCAAGGGCAAGCTCGACGTCGAGGCGATGCGCGCCGCCTGCAAGCTCTTCGTCGGCGAGCATGACTTCGCCGCCTTCCGCGGCGCCAACTGTGCCGCCAAGACCACCGTGCGCCGTATCTACAGCATGGAATTGGTGCAGGAGGGGCGCCTGTTGCACCTCGACATCAACGGTAGCGGTTTTCTGAAGAACATGGTGCGCATCATCACCGGGACGCTCATCGAAGTGGGGCAGGGCAGGTTGAGCGCGGCCGACGTGGCGCGTCTGCTCAAGGGGGGCGACCGGCAGAACGCGGGAATGACAGTGCCGCCGCAAGGGCTCTGTCTCATGCAGGTTTTCTACCCGGGGCAGAGCGGGGAATGA
- a CDS encoding ChaN family lipoprotein, translating to MLLIARLAQCAAVLSLLTMTACSTPRAGKPVLGDPENPYPMQKAAEIGDIIHLPTGTLVTPQQMFDVVTDARVVYVGETHDNPAAHRLELDTLKAMEQRYPGKVALGMEMFVRSQQPVLDRWVAGELDEKAFLKASRWYDNWKMDFAYYRDLLLYAREKRIPVVALNAEKELVQAVRMKPLEELTPEQKAQLPQMDLSDPYQRAQTESIFSGHNSHGKMAIEGFIRAQTLWDETMAESAVRYLTSASGKDRRLLVVAGGNHVGYGFGIPRRAFRRLPASYATIGGHEVVVRRAEKPVMMDVETPDFPTVSFDFLVNYAYEGLPAPGVLLGVMFEPDPKGRGLVVNTVVPDSNASRAGVQKGDLLLAMDNEPLKESLDLVYAVKQKHVGDKSTLKLERKGEVMDIEVVFKIGEAPKHGKP from the coding sequence ATGCTACTCATCGCTCGTCTCGCACAGTGTGCCGCTGTGCTTTCCCTGCTCACCATGACCGCCTGCTCGACGCCCCGCGCCGGCAAACCCGTGCTCGGAGACCCGGAAAACCCGTATCCCATGCAGAAAGCCGCCGAGATCGGCGACATCATCCACCTCCCCACCGGGACGCTGGTGACGCCGCAGCAGATGTTCGACGTGGTCACCGACGCCCGGGTGGTCTACGTCGGCGAGACGCATGACAACCCGGCCGCGCACCGCCTGGAACTGGACACGCTGAAGGCTATGGAGCAGCGCTACCCCGGCAAGGTCGCGCTCGGCATGGAGATGTTCGTGAGGTCGCAGCAGCCGGTCCTCGACCGCTGGGTGGCGGGCGAACTGGATGAGAAGGCGTTCTTGAAGGCCTCACGCTGGTACGACAACTGGAAGATGGACTTCGCGTACTACCGCGACCTGCTCCTCTACGCCAGGGAAAAGCGGATCCCGGTCGTCGCGCTGAACGCGGAGAAGGAACTGGTGCAGGCCGTGCGCATGAAACCGCTCGAGGAGCTGACTCCTGAGCAGAAAGCGCAGCTGCCGCAGATGGACCTCTCCGATCCGTACCAGCGCGCCCAAACCGAGAGCATCTTCAGCGGACACAACAGCCACGGCAAAATGGCCATCGAGGGCTTCATCCGGGCCCAAACCCTGTGGGACGAGACCATGGCGGAATCCGCCGTGCGCTACCTCACCAGCGCCTCAGGAAAGGATCGGCGCCTTCTCGTTGTCGCAGGCGGCAATCACGTCGGCTACGGCTTCGGCATCCCGCGCCGTGCCTTCCGCCGTCTCCCCGCCTCCTACGCCACCATCGGCGGCCATGAGGTTGTGGTGCGGCGCGCCGAGAAGCCGGTGATGATGGATGTGGAGACCCCGGACTTCCCCACCGTCTCCTTCGACTTCCTGGTGAACTACGCCTACGAGGGGCTCCCCGCACCGGGCGTGCTGCTCGGCGTCATGTTCGAGCCCGACCCGAAAGGGCGCGGCTTGGTGGTGAACACGGTGGTGCCCGACTCCAACGCCTCCCGCGCCGGGGTGCAAAAGGGTGACCTGCTGCTCGCCATGGACAACGAGCCGTTAAAGGAAAGCCTCGATCTGGTCTACGCGGTGAAACAGAAGCACGTGGGAGACAAGTCCACCCTGAAGCTGGAACGAAAGGGTGAAGTGATGGATATAGAGGTGGTCTTCAAAATAGGAGAGGCGCCCAAGCACGGCAAGCCCTGA
- the asd gene encoding aspartate-semialdehyde dehydrogenase, giving the protein MKVGMVGWRGMVGSVLMQRMQEENDFAGVEPVFFTTSQVGQPAPLNAGTLKDASDINELKKLDVIITCQGGDYTKAVRPELKKAGWNGYWIDAASTLRMEDDAVIILDPINRNVIDAALSKGIKDYVGGNCTVSLMLMGLGGLFKAGVVEWLSSMTYQAASGAGAPNMRELLSQMGVLHGSVAQQLATPGSAILEIDKKVTDTLRSGDMPTKEFGFPLAGSVLPWIDREVEDGQSREEWKGYAETNKILGAVNPIPVDGICVRVGAMRCHSQAITMKLTKDIPIAEIEDMIKNDNQWVKFIPNNKADSLAGLTPAAVSGSLTVPVGRVRKMKMGPQYLSAFTCGDQLLWGAAEPLRRMLQILKER; this is encoded by the coding sequence ATGAAAGTCGGTATGGTCGGTTGGCGTGGCATGGTTGGCTCGGTTCTCATGCAGCGCATGCAGGAAGAGAACGATTTCGCAGGTGTTGAGCCGGTATTCTTCACCACTTCGCAGGTGGGGCAGCCCGCCCCGCTGAACGCGGGGACGCTGAAGGATGCATCGGACATCAACGAGCTGAAGAAGCTGGACGTGATCATCACCTGCCAGGGGGGCGATTACACCAAGGCCGTCCGCCCGGAGCTGAAGAAGGCCGGCTGGAACGGCTACTGGATCGATGCCGCCAGCACCCTGCGTATGGAAGACGACGCCGTCATCATCCTCGATCCGATCAACCGCAACGTCATCGACGCGGCCCTCTCCAAGGGGATCAAGGACTACGTCGGCGGCAACTGCACCGTGAGCCTCATGCTCATGGGCCTGGGCGGGCTGTTCAAGGCGGGCGTGGTCGAGTGGCTCTCCTCCATGACCTACCAGGCAGCCTCCGGTGCCGGCGCACCGAACATGCGTGAGCTTCTCTCCCAGATGGGCGTGCTGCATGGTTCCGTTGCCCAGCAGTTGGCCACCCCGGGTTCCGCGATCCTCGAGATCGATAAGAAGGTCACTGACACCCTGAGAAGCGGTGACATGCCGACCAAGGAGTTCGGCTTCCCGCTGGCCGGCAGCGTGCTCCCCTGGATCGACCGCGAGGTCGAGGACGGGCAGAGCCGCGAGGAGTGGAAAGGCTACGCCGAGACCAACAAGATCCTCGGCGCCGTGAACCCGATCCCGGTGGACGGCATCTGTGTCCGCGTGGGCGCGATGCGCTGCCACAGCCAGGCGATCACCATGAAACTGACCAAGGACATCCCGATCGCCGAGATCGAGGACATGATCAAGAACGACAACCAGTGGGTGAAGTTCATCCCGAACAACAAGGCCGACTCCCTGGCGGGGCTCACCCCGGCAGCCGTTTCCGGGTCGCTCACCGTCCCGGTCGGCCGCGTGCGCAAGATGAAGATGGGGCCGCAGTACCTCTCCGCCTTCACCTGCGGCGATCAGCTGCTGTGGGGCGCCGCCGAGCCGCTGCGCCGCATGCTGCAGATCCTGAAGGAGAGGTAA
- the leuB gene encoding 3-isopropylmalate dehydrogenase, with product MGQLFKVAVLPGDGIGPEVMAEALKVLDAVEKRYDVKFERTHANVGGAGIDLEGRALPETTVNICKAADAILFGSVGGPKWETLPPDEQPERGALLPLRKIFGLYANLRPAIIFPSLTSASSLKEEVIAGGFDILVIRELTGGIYFSQPKGIDGAGRDRVGVDTMRYSVPEIERIAHVAFQAAQKRGKKVCSIDKANVLSTSVLWREIVINIAKEYPDVELSHMYVDNAAMQLVRWPKQFDVILCENMFGDILSDEAAMLTGSLGMLPSASLAEGTFGMYEPSGGSAPDIAGQGIANPIAQILSAGMMLRYSFGMVEAADAIDNAVAKVLDQGYRTRDIYQEKAGEKLVNTKEIGDAIIANL from the coding sequence ATGGGACAGCTTTTTAAAGTGGCGGTGCTGCCGGGTGACGGCATCGGCCCGGAGGTTATGGCAGAAGCACTGAAGGTACTGGATGCGGTCGAGAAACGCTACGACGTGAAATTCGAGCGCACCCACGCCAACGTAGGCGGCGCCGGGATCGACCTGGAGGGGCGTGCCCTTCCCGAGACTACCGTGAATATATGCAAGGCAGCCGACGCCATCCTGTTCGGTTCGGTGGGCGGTCCCAAGTGGGAGACCCTGCCGCCGGACGAGCAGCCCGAGCGCGGCGCACTGCTGCCGCTGAGGAAGATCTTCGGTCTCTATGCCAATCTTCGTCCCGCCATCATCTTCCCGTCGCTGACCAGCGCCTCCTCCCTGAAGGAAGAGGTCATCGCCGGCGGATTCGACATCCTGGTGATCCGCGAGCTGACCGGTGGCATCTACTTCTCCCAGCCCAAGGGGATCGACGGGGCCGGCCGTGACCGCGTCGGCGTGGACACCATGCGCTACAGCGTGCCCGAGATCGAGCGCATCGCGCACGTCGCCTTTCAGGCCGCCCAGAAGCGCGGCAAGAAGGTCTGCTCCATCGACAAGGCCAACGTTCTCTCCACCTCCGTGCTCTGGCGCGAGATCGTGATCAACATCGCCAAGGAGTACCCGGACGTCGAGCTTTCCCACATGTACGTGGACAACGCGGCGATGCAGCTGGTAAGGTGGCCCAAGCAGTTCGACGTCATCCTGTGCGAGAACATGTTCGGCGACATCCTCTCCGACGAGGCCGCCATGCTGACCGGCTCCCTGGGGATGCTCCCGTCGGCTTCGCTGGCCGAGGGGACCTTCGGCATGTACGAGCCCTCCGGCGGCAGCGCCCCGGACATCGCGGGGCAGGGGATCGCCAACCCGATCGCCCAGATCCTCTCCGCGGGGATGATGCTGCGTTACTCCTTCGGCATGGTCGAGGCGGCCGACGCCATCGACAACGCCGTCGCCAAGGTGCTGGACCAGGGTTACCGCACCCGCGACATCTATCAGGAGAAGGCCGGCGAGAAGCTGGTCAACACCAAGGAGATCGGCGACGCCATCATCGCCAACCTGTAA